The Fusobacterium sp. FSA-380-WT-3A region CTTGTTTGAGGCATTGGTCCATCAGCTGCTGATACAACTAGGATTGCTCCATCCATTTGAGCTGCTCCTGTAATCATGTTTTTTACATAGTCAGCATGTCCTGGACAGTCAACGTGTGCATAGTGTCTTTTTTCTGTTGTATACTCAATGTGAGCTGTGTTGATAGTTATTCCTCTTTCTCTTTCTTCTGGAGCAACGTCGATTTTATCAAAATCTACTCTTTCAGCTAGTCCTTTGTCTGATAATACTTTTGATATTGCTGCTGTTGTTGTTGTTTTTCCATGGTCAACGTGTCCTATTGTACCAATGTTTACATGGGGTTTGCTTCTGTCAAATTTTTCTTTTGCCATTTTTTCCTCCTAAGATTATTTACATTTTTTGTTTTTTTATTTATTTTACTTTCAACTCTAAGGGATTTTCTCCCTTAGAGCTAAATAAAGCTTAGATTATTATCTTCCTCTTGCTGCTTTAATTTCATCTTGAATATTTCTAGGAACTTGTACATAGCTTTCAAATTCCATTGAATAGTTTGCTCTTCCTTGAGATTTAGATCTTAAGTCAGTTGCATATCCAAACATTTCTGATAAAGGTACTTTAGCATCGATGATTTTAGCACCGTTTCTATCTGTCATACCTCCAACCATTCCTCTTCTAGAGTTGATATCTCCTATGATATCTCCCATATATTCTTCTGGAGTAGTTACTTCTACTTTGAACATAGGTTCTAGAATAACTGGTTTACATTTTTCAGCACCTTGTTTCATTGCCATTGAACCAGCAATTTTGAATGCCATTTCTGATGAGTCAACCTCATGGAATGATCCATCATATAGAGTTACTTTAACTCCAACTAAAGGATATCCTGCTACAACTCCATTTTCAAGAGCTTCTCTACATCCTTTTTCTACAGCAGGAATATATTCTCTAGGAATTGCTCCTCCTGTAATTTCGTTAACAAATTCGAAATCTTTTCCTTCTAAAGGTTCGATTCTTAATTTAACGTGTCCGTATTGTCCTTTACCTCCAGATTGTTTAGCATATTTAACTTCTTGCTCAGTTCCAGAAGTAATAGTTTCTCTGTAAGCAACTTGTGGTTTACCAACAGTTGATTCTACTTTAAATTCTCTTTTCATTCTGTCAACAATGATATCAAGGTGTAATTCTCCCATTCCTGATATAATTGTTTGTCCAGTTTCTTCATCAGTTTTAACTTTGAATGTAGGGTCTTCTTCAGCAAGTTTCGCTAAAGCAATTCCCATTTTTTCTTGGTCAGCTTTTGTTTTTGGTTCAACAGCTACTGATATAACTGGCTCAGGGAATTCCATTTTTTCAAGAATTATTGGATTTGTTTCTGAACATAGAGTATCTCCTGTTGTTGTATCTTTTAATCCAACAACTGCTGCAATATCTCCACAGTAAACAACATCAATTTCTTCTCTTTTGTTAGCATGCATTTGAAGTAATCTTCCCATTCTTTCTTTTTTACCTTTTGTTGAGTTAAGAACATAAGAACCTTTTTCAACTAT contains the following coding sequences:
- a CDS encoding GTP-binding protein; the protein is MAKEKFDRSKPHVNIGTIGHVDHGKTTTTAAISKVLSDKGLAERVDFDKIDVAPEERERGITINTAHIEYTTEKRHYAHVDCPGHADYVKNMITGAAQMDGAILVVSAADGPMPQT
- the fusA gene encoding elongation factor G, whose translation is MARQVSLEMTRNIGIMAHIDAGKTTTTERILFYTGVNHNLGEVHDGAATMDWMEQEQERGITITSAATTCFWKNHRINIIDTPGHVDFTVEVERSLRVLDGAVAVFSAVDGVQPQSETVWRQADKYQVPRMAFFNKMDRIGANFEMCVNDIREKLGANPVPIQLPIGAEDAFEGIIDLIEMKEIVYMDDKGKNIEEREIRAEYADKAEEMREAMIESIVECDDELMEKYLGGEEISNEEIKSALRAGTIGNMIIPVLCGTAFKNKGIQPLLDAVTLYMPAPTQKGVIKGHEYKNEGNAIELPISDEAPFAALAFKVMTDPFVGRLTFFRVYTGIVEKGSYVLNSTKGKKERMGRLLQMHANKREEIDVVYCGDIAAVVGLKDTTTGDTLCSETNPIILEKMEFPEPVISVAVEPKTKADQEKMGIALAKLAEEDPTFKVKTDEETGQTIISGMGELHLDIIVDRMKREFKVESTVGKPQVAYRETITSGTEQEVKYAKQSGGKGQYGHVKLRIEPLEGKDFEFVNEITGGAIPREYIPAVEKGCREALENGVVAGYPLVGVKVTLYDGSFHEVDSSEMAFKIAGSMAMKQGAEKCKPVILEPMFKVEVTTPEEYMGDIIGDINSRRGMVGGMTDRNGAKIIDAKVPLSEMFGYATDLRSKSQGRANYSMEFESYVQVPRNIQDEIKAARGR